A section of the Pseudomonadota bacterium genome encodes:
- a CDS encoding mandelate racemase/muconate lactonizing enzyme family protein, with translation MLKVTSARVHIIPVNHRGNWVLVEIESANHHRGWGEASDSKNDRACIEEIKRYIENLKDKDIDPIAAADSLIHGVPNKRFLRTAPSAVAQALYDLSCRNEGISVADKLSQGHKVPNTVKFYCNINRKSASRAPASIAAAGCEALKAGCTNIKIAPFDEVSPQNNPTEVKNLLGPGVARLRALRDAVGPQTQLMIDCHWRFTKETAPMLAAICNDLEITWIEDPLDIWDKSTCDELRNITGGRICGGENFYTFNELENLARSGCIDVLIADVKFTGGPGKLDEVCKMAATHGLTFAPHNPSGPICTAASAQVTAANHNAEILEYAFGEVPWRLAFAKGEYLLGTEIAVKGPGLGIDIDFYSQGKPAD, from the coding sequence ATGTTGAAGGTGACCAGTGCCCGAGTTCATATCATACCCGTAAATCACCGCGGCAATTGGGTGCTAGTAGAGATCGAGAGCGCCAATCACCACAGGGGCTGGGGGGAAGCATCGGATAGCAAAAATGACAGAGCTTGCATTGAAGAAATTAAGCGCTACATCGAAAATTTAAAAGATAAAGATATCGATCCCATTGCTGCGGCTGATTCATTAATACATGGCGTGCCAAATAAGCGCTTTTTGCGAACAGCACCGAGCGCAGTGGCACAAGCTCTATATGATCTTTCTTGTCGCAACGAAGGGATCTCTGTAGCCGATAAGCTTTCGCAAGGGCATAAGGTGCCAAACACTGTTAAATTCTACTGTAACATTAATCGAAAAAGTGCCAGTCGGGCACCTGCCAGTATCGCGGCTGCAGGTTGTGAAGCATTAAAGGCAGGTTGCACCAACATAAAAATAGCACCATTCGACGAAGTCTCTCCACAAAATAATCCAACTGAGGTGAAAAATCTTCTAGGACCCGGCGTTGCGAGATTACGGGCCCTTCGCGATGCCGTTGGACCCCAAACACAACTGATGATTGATTGTCATTGGCGTTTTACAAAAGAAACAGCACCAATGCTTGCCGCAATTTGTAATGATCTAGAAATTACATGGATCGAAGATCCTCTCGACATCTGGGATAAGTCTACATGTGATGAGCTGCGAAACATTACAGGCGGACGCATTTGTGGCGGCGAGAATTTTTATACTTTCAACGAATTAGAAAACCTAGCAAGATCAGGTTGCATTGATGTTCTGATTGCTGACGTAAAATTTACCGGGGGCCCCGGGAAATTGGATGAGGTTTGCAAAATGGCTGCCACTCATGGCCTCACATTTGCTCCACACAATCCATCTGGCCCTATTTGTACTGCGGCAAGTGCCCAAGTCACCGCCGCCAACCACAATGCTGAAATACTTGAATATGCCTTTGGCGAAGTTCCTTGGCGACTGGCATTCGCAAAAGGAGAGTATCTGTTGGGTACTGAAATTGCTGTAAAGGGACCTGGGCTAGGAATCGACATCGATTTTTATTCTCAGGGGAAACCGGCAGACTAG
- a CDS encoding TauD/TfdA family dioxygenase encodes MTMSIKPLRNGFASEVTGLDLRVNQEEEIRAALYQAFAERSVLVIRNQKLEPPEFLDCSRIFGNPMMQTLEQFRIPDCPLVGFISSRDKGSNGKVITRGSNWHTDHSHTIQPPKATMLHAITLPNHGGDTQFCSMHLMYDALSEKLKKQIDRIHCLHIWMSRRCPRPMAPAEEGFDPRVWHPLVRVNPDTNRKAIYINTARIDDFQGIDMEDGFELLDEFMKMADQAEFEYRHKWEDGDIVIWDNRSVLHQANGDYGDEYRHLYRIIIEGEPVLNANGEQMESAA; translated from the coding sequence ATGACTATGTCAATCAAACCTCTTCGCAACGGATTTGCGTCAGAAGTTACCGGACTAGATCTGCGTGTTAACCAAGAAGAAGAAATAAGAGCCGCTCTTTACCAAGCCTTCGCGGAACGCTCCGTCTTGGTAATAAGGAACCAAAAATTGGAACCCCCGGAGTTTCTAGATTGTTCGCGCATATTTGGTAATCCGATGATGCAAACCTTAGAACAGTTCCGCATTCCGGACTGCCCACTTGTTGGTTTCATCTCGAGTCGGGACAAAGGTTCAAATGGTAAAGTAATAACGAGGGGCAGCAACTGGCACACCGATCATTCGCATACAATCCAGCCTCCAAAAGCTACTATGCTCCATGCCATTACCCTACCTAACCACGGAGGCGATACCCAATTTTGCTCTATGCACCTCATGTATGACGCGCTATCCGAAAAATTGAAAAAGCAAATTGATAGGATACACTGTCTACACATATGGATGAGTCGTCGGTGTCCACGCCCTATGGCTCCAGCGGAGGAGGGCTTTGATCCACGTGTTTGGCACCCGTTAGTTCGAGTGAACCCAGATACAAATCGAAAAGCAATCTACATCAACACGGCTAGAATAGATGACTTCCAAGGCATTGATATGGAGGATGGATTTGAACTTCTCGATGAATTCATGAAAATGGCCGATCAAGCAGAGTTTGAATATCGGCATAAATGGGAAGACGGTGATATCGTTATTTGGGATAATCGTTCAGTCTTACACCAGGCCAATGGCGATTATGGTGACGAATATCGTCACCTGTATCGTATCATAATCGAAGGAGAGCCGGTGTTAAATGCA
- a CDS encoding amidohydrolase family protein, translating to MAIDTHAHFIPQAMLEDLRNRISDFPNIDMIEQEGSFRLAFAGGSPSRPIMARLREIENRNTWMKQNGIDLQISGGWVDAFGNQLPADEGAEWARYCNKWLIKACADDSGVIPLGILPTQSGKHSAEVMQEALNDGFKGFMIGAQTRGVGGTLDDPDLDPFWAKAHETSTTILVHPVFDASDPRVRDFDMVNAVSRINDQTTALARILFTGHLTRYSGAKVIASTGGAALPYALGRLIRNFKAHPGKYSDPREGFSQLYFDSIVFEPEVLDFLVARVGAERVLLGSDWPFPIGDLEPCEVVKKSSLSSNNKARILETNAQALFGL from the coding sequence ATGGCAATTGATACACACGCCCATTTTATACCGCAGGCAATGCTTGAGGACCTTCGTAATCGGATTTCTGATTTCCCTAATATAGATATGATCGAACAAGAAGGCAGTTTCCGGCTCGCTTTCGCCGGCGGGAGCCCAAGCCGCCCAATAATGGCGCGACTGCGCGAGATTGAAAACCGCAATACCTGGATGAAACAAAATGGAATAGATCTTCAAATTTCTGGGGGTTGGGTCGATGCGTTTGGTAACCAATTACCTGCTGATGAAGGAGCAGAGTGGGCTCGATATTGTAACAAATGGCTGATCAAGGCATGCGCAGATGATTCTGGTGTCATACCGCTAGGTATCCTACCAACGCAAAGTGGTAAACACTCGGCAGAAGTAATGCAAGAGGCATTAAATGATGGGTTTAAGGGATTCATGATTGGGGCTCAAACGAGGGGTGTTGGGGGTACCCTGGATGATCCTGATCTCGATCCTTTTTGGGCAAAAGCCCATGAAACAAGTACCACTATCTTGGTGCATCCCGTTTTTGACGCTTCGGACCCTCGAGTTCGAGATTTCGATATGGTTAATGCCGTGTCAAGAATCAATGATCAGACAACTGCCCTAGCACGAATTCTATTTACTGGTCATTTAACACGGTATTCTGGGGCAAAAGTCATCGCTTCAACAGGCGGTGCGGCATTGCCGTATGCACTTGGTAGGTTGATTCGAAATTTTAAAGCTCACCCAGGTAAATATTCAGATCCAAGGGAGGGATTTTCGCAACTTTATTTTGACAGCATAGTTTTCGAGCCAGAAGTTTTAGATTTTCTTGTTGCTCGGGTCGGGGCTGAGAGAGTGCTACTTGGCTCGGATTGGCCATTTCCCATTGGAGATTTAGAGCCATGTGAAGTTGTAAAAAAATCATCATTGAGCTCAAACAACAAAGCACGGATTCTAGAAACAAATGCACAAGCTTTATTCGGACTTTAA